Proteins from a single region of Hermetia illucens chromosome 3, iHerIll2.2.curated.20191125, whole genome shotgun sequence:
- the LOC119651545 gene encoding translocon-associated protein subunit delta, with translation MAKFLSVGVFALLFAVAFASSCTKPEVSVTSFSTRDATIVSQVAVIAEFTLKCSNPEGIHTSLYAEYNGVVTPVARIGEGQYQISWNEEPKKARSGTVTVRLFDQEGFAAIRKAQRAGDDLSSVKSLVNFDVSQPSAYKGPWVNSELVAAGAAAFVAYFAFSTRSKLLS, from the exons ATGGCTAAATTCCTTTCTGTTGGTGTTTTTGCACTCCTTTTCGCAGTAGCGTTCGCTTCTAGCTGCACAAAACCCGAGGTTTCGGTAACTTCATTCTCAACACGCGACGCAACAATTGTGAGCCAAGTTGCCGTCATCGCTGAATTCACGTTAAAATGCTCGAATCCTGAAGGAATCCACACCTCCTTGTACGCCGAATACAACGGAGTCGTAACTCCGGTCGCACGAATTGGAGAGGGACAATATCAA ATAAGCTGGAATGAGGAACCAAAGAAAGCTCGCAGTGGCACCGTCACCGTGCGCCTTTTCGACCAAGAAGGATTCGCCGCCATCCGCAAAGCACAACGTGCTGGAGATGATCTCAGCTCGGTTAAGTCGCTCGTCAACTTCGATGTTTCCCAACCTTCCGCCTACAAAGGACCCTGGGTCAACTCTGAATTGGTGGCGGCTGGCGCTGCTGCCTTCGTTGCATATTTCGCCTTCAGCACACGAAGCAAGTTGTTGTCATAA
- the LOC119651544 gene encoding uncharacterized protein LOC119651544, which yields MQLANNTMTTAPTMGSLSSIKVEHTINFIEAVKRHQAIYDTTHQDYKNIEEKTKAWRNIAHEMDITVEAAKRKWKNLRDSYTKYLRSFRVGTKTSRKYQFWAHAEHMDFLRPFQGPGRSSIAPKPESAPVAFYNGHEDDAGCDLGFEMVEKCYPDEPISEEIISKTAAYSTNGATLASTYDRKTVSALQEVDSTTMFFLSLAKTVKEMPRQKQSTVKMLCMKIVHDAEMEVDNSVSEGESFSSSVKIISGEDSSPTLRNGEMGGNHDSTNVARICAQPSSQHQANEVNSEHFLYVMSPSRVETMIDISSDDEAPKP from the exons ATGCAATTGGCAAATAACACTATGACAACTGCACCGACAATGGGATCGCTATCTTCGATAAAGGTGGAGCACACGATAAACTTTATCGAAGCTGTGAAGCGCCATCAAGCGATTTACGACACCACCCACCAGGACTACAAGAACATCGAAGAGAAGACGAAAGCCTGGCGGAATATTGCTCACGAAATGGACATTACAGTCG AGGCTGCTAAACGAAAATGGAAGAATTTACGAGACAGCTATACAAAATATCTGCGATCATTTCGAGTTGGCACGAAGACATCTCGAAAGTATCAATTTTGGGCTCATGCTGAGCACATGGACTTCCTTCGCCCGTTCCAAGGTCCTGGGAG GTCGTCGATTGCTCCAAAACCTGAAAGTGCACCCGTTGCTTTCTATAACGGTCATGAAGACGATGCCGGTTGTGATTTAGGCTTTGAAATGGTGGAAAAGTGTTACCCCGACGAACCAATTAGCGAAGAAATAATCTCCAAAACTGCAGCTTATAGCACAAACGGAGCCACATTAGCTAGTACTTACGACCGGAAGACCGTTTCCGCATTGCAGGAGGTTGACTCGACGACCATGTTCTTTCTAAGTCTTGCAAAAACCGTCAAGGAAATGCCCCGGCAAAAGCAATCGACTGTGAAGATGCTTTGTATGAAGATCGTCCACGATGCCGAAATGGAAGTAGACAATTCTGTGTCAGAAGGTGAAAGTTTCTCCTCATCTGTGAAAATTATCTCAGGAGAAGATTCTTCACCAACACTCCGCAACGGAGAAATGGGTGGCAATCACGATTCAACGAATGTGGCTCGTATCTGCGCACAACCATCGAGTCAACACCAAGCTAACGAAGTTAATTCAGAACATTTTCTCTATGTTATGTCGCCGTCACGGGTGGAGACAATGATTGATATTTCTTCCGATGATGAAGCTCCAAAGCCTTAA
- the LOC119652748 gene encoding probable cytochrome P450 6a14 — protein MDPIIVVLSVLAVILLVVYKIRKYFSLWKDMGAPYEKPHIFYGNLKGVGTTESVIGRLQNIYEKHKDNAPFVGIFVFFKPAALIIDLDLVKSIMIKDFNYFHDRGSYFNEKDDPLSAHMFNIYGAKWRMLRTKLSPTFTSGKMKYMFPMLVEVSKRLGEKIHELSEVGDEIDIKQLMARYTTDVIGTVAFGIDCNSLKEQDNTFHEMGLKIFDKPRHSFPMQLLLLSFREWALKLGIKRFHDEIHSFFMNVVRSTVDYRISEKVRRNDFMDILIEMFQSAGENKLTFDELAAQAFVFFAAGFETSSSLLQFCLYELACHPEIQRKARDHIEEVLSKHKGEFTYEAMLDMKYIDQVLNETLRMYPPLAILFRETDRDYKVPGTNYFFKKGTLAVISAYAIQRDERIFPNPEEFNPENFSEENMRNRPSVAHLPFGDGPRNCIGARFGMMQARVGLVAALRSYQYDLSPKLERPLKISPINFITTIVGGVWLKVKQIK, from the exons ATGGATCCCATAATAGTGGTTCTCAGTGTATTAGCAGTCATTCTACTAGTGGTATATAAGATCCGAAAGTACTTTTCATTATGGAAGGACATGGGAGCACCTTACGAGAAGCCACACATTTTCTACGGAAACCTGAAAGGAGTTGGAACCACTGAATCAGTAATCGGTCGTTTACAGAACATTTATGAAAAACACAAGGATAATGCCCCGTTCGTTGGAATTTTCGTTTTCTTCAAACCCGCAGCGTTGATTATCGATCTTGATTTAGTGAAATCAATTATGATCAAGGATTTCAACTATTTTCACGATCGCGGATCCTACTTCAATGAAAAGGACGATCCTCTCTCGGCGCACATGTTCAATATTTATGGTGCAAAATGGCGAATGCTTCGTACAAAACTATCACCAACTTTTACAAgtggaaaaatgaaatatatgTTTCCGATGCTAGTGGAAGTATCGAAACGACTAGGTGAAAAAATCCATGAACTGAGCGAAGTAGGAGATGAGATTGATATAAAACAACTCATGGCTCGGTACACAACAGACGTCATAGGAACTGTTGCTTTTGGCATCGACTGCAACAGTTTGAAGGAGCAGGATAACACTTTCCATGAAATGGGTCTGAAAATTTTCGACAAACCAAGGCACAGTTTTCCGATGCAGCTACTTCTTCTTTCATTCCGTGAATGGGCATTGAAATTAGGAATTAAACGTTTTCACGATGAAATCCATTCGTTTTTCATGAACGTGGTTCGAAGTACAGTTGATTATAGAATCTCAGAAAAAGTGCGGCGGAATGATTTCATGGATATTTTGATTGAGATGTTTCAAAGTGCTGGTGAGAATAAGCTAACATTCGATGAACTCGCAGCCCAGGCATTTGTATTCTTTGCTGCTGGATTCGAGACTTCTTCGTCGCTTCTTCAGTTTTGCCTTTACGAATTGGCTTGTCACCCGGAGATCCAGAGAAAAGCCCGAGATCATATTGAGGAAGTGTTGTCCAAACATAAGGGAGAGTTCACATACGAAGCTATGCTTGATATGAAGTATATCGATCAGGTTCTGAATG aaacacTTCGAATGTACCCACCACTAGCAATACTCTTTCGCGAAACTGATCGAGACTACAAGGTGCCTGGAACTaattatttcttcaaaaaaggaaCTCTAGCGGTTATATCTGCCTATGCAATTCAACGCGATGAGAGAATTTTCCCTAATCCAGAAGAATTTAATCCCGAGAATTTTTCCGAAGAGAATATGAGAAATCGGCCATCAGTCGCTCATCTACCATTTGGAGATGGACCCAGGAACTGTATTGGTGCTAGATTTGGTATGATGCAAGCAAGAGTTGGACTGGTAGCTGCTTTGAGAAGTTACCAATATGATCTATCACCGAAACTTGAACGacctttgaaaatttcaccAATAAATTTCATCACGACGATTGTAGGAggtgtttggttgaaagtaaagCAAATCAAGTAG